In a genomic window of Rhinoderma darwinii isolate aRhiDar2 chromosome 10, aRhiDar2.hap1, whole genome shotgun sequence:
- the LOC142662453 gene encoding nicotinamide N-methyltransferase-like: MMDSSTHKLYHVHGFDSRQSLEQYFSDKPDMVFGDDSLKFVIENLRQVFAVGHINGDILIDISIGSFVHHLYSACEFFENILVLKVSNRCIMELKRWVDDRTGAFNWGHTSTLQEKEENSDQFQDQEAKLRSALQHVVKYDLEKENMTDPLVLPLADCVISVWLLGVVSKDQDEYIKNMRKFSRLLKPGGHLIIIGTLGATYFTVGKDKFQVIPYDEDFIRKALVGEGFIIDYCKVKERTAVSDLIDYKAVIFIAAHKEK; this comes from the exons ATGATGGATTCCAGTACCCATAAGCTCTATCACGTACATGGCTTTGATTCCAGACAATCTCTGGAGCAATACTTTTCAGATAAACCTGACATGGTCTTTGGAGATGACTCCTTGAAATTTGTCATTGAAAATCTTAGACAAGTTTTCGCAGTGG GTCATATTAATGGAGACATCTTGATTGACATCAGTATTGGTTCATTTGTTCATCATCTATATTCAGCCTGTGAGTTTTTTGAAAACATCCTAGTGCTGAAGGTCAGTAACAGATGCATCATGGAGCTGAAGAGATGGGTGGACGACCGTACAGGAGCATTTAATTGGGGCCACACATCAACACTTCAAGAGAAAGAGGAAAACAG TGATCAGTTTCAGGACCAGGAAGCAAAACTGAGATCAGCCCTTCAACATGTTGTGAAATACGACCTGGAGAAAGAGAATATGACAGACCCGCTGGTCTTACCACTAGCCgattgtgtcatcagtgtttggcttCTGGGTGTTGTCAGCAAAGATCAAGATGAATACATCAAAAATATGAGGAAGTTCTCTAGGCTGCTGAAACCTGGAGGACACCTCATAATAATTGGGACTTTAGGTGCAACATATTTCACAGTTGGAAAAGACAAGTTCCAAGTTATTCCATATGATGAGGATTTTATCAGGAAAGCTCTAGTTGGAGAAGGCTTTATCATTGATTACTGTAAGGTCAAGGAGAGAACGGCTGTCAGTGACCTTATTGACTATAAGGCCGTCATATTTATTGCAGCTCACAAGGAGAAGTAG